The genomic window GCTCGCGGTTGGCGAGAACCTCTATGGCAACCAGGAGGTGACCAACCTCGTGCGCCTCGGTGGCTGGCGCAGCGAGAAGGACCTGATCCAGGTCGACCCGCCGCAGTCCTACGGCCTGCATGCCTTCGCCAGCATGGCGCTGGGGCTCGAGGCGCAGGGCTGGGGGGCCGGCAGCCATTTCCCGCACGGCGGCAACCAGATGTCGCTGGCGCTGGTGGCCGGCCTGGGCCTCGGCGGTTGCGAGGCCTATCCCGGCGTGTTCGGCTCCTTCGGCGGCTTTGCCGACGACACGCGGGTCGAGGACGGCTTCGTGCATCCGCCGCAGCGGCCCGGCATCGGCTTCGAGGGCCACGGCGCGCTGCATGCGCTGATGAGCTCGGTCGGCGCCGGGCTGAAAACCTCCTGATCGATCTCCGTCCTCTCGCAAGCTCTCGCAAGCCCATGAACTTCGTCACCTTCCATACCGACTCCGATCCGACGCCCCGCCTGGGCGCGGTCGTCGATGGCGCCATCGTCACCCTGCCCGGTGACATGGTGGCCCTTTGCACCCGCGGCTCGGCCGGCTTCGCCGCCGCCGCGAAGGAGGCCGCCGCCGCGCCCGCCACGGCCCGCATCCCGCTCGGCAGCGCGAGGCTGCTGCCCGTGGTGCCACGGCCCGGCAAGATCATCTGCCTGGGGCTCAACTACGCGGACCACGCCGCCGAAGGCGGCAACCAGCGGCCCGACTACCCCAGCTTCTTCCTGCGCGGCGCGTCCTCGCTCGTGGCGCACGGCGCGGCGATCCAGCGGCCGCGCGTCTCGAGTCACCTCGACTTCGAGGCCGAGCTGGCCGTGGTGATCGGCAGGACCTCGCGCCACCTGAGCGAGGCCGATGCGCTCGAGGCCGTGGCCGGCTATGCCTGCTTCAACGACGCCACGCTGCGCGACTACCAGCGCAAGACGGCGCAATGGACCATCGGCAAGAACTTCGATGCCACCGGTGCCCTGGGGCCCTCGCTGGTGCCCGCATCAGCCCTGCCGCCCGGTGCCGCGGGGCTGAAGATCGAGTCGCGCCTCAACGGCACGGTCATGCAGAGCAGCAACACCGCACAGATGCTGTTTCCCGTGGCGGAAACGCTGTGCCTGCTCACCGAGGCGCTCACGCTCGAACCCGGCGACGTGATCGTGATGGGCACGCCTGCGGGCGTCGGCTATGCGCGCAAGCCACCCGTGTGGATGAAGGCCGGCGACACCATCGAGATCGAGATCGAAGGCATCGGGGTCCTGTCGAATCCCGTGGAGAACGAGGCGCAACCATGATCTTCGAACTCAGAACCTACACCGCCGAACCCGGCCGCGCCGCCGACTTCCTGAAGCTCTACGAGCACATGGCGCTGCCGCTGCAGAACAAGTACCTGGGAGGCCTCGTCGGCTTCTACGTCAGCGAGATCGGCCCGCTGAACCAGATCGTGCATCTGTGGCGATTCGACAGCCTGGCCGACCGCGAGCAACGGCGCTCGGCCATGGAGGCCGATCCGGCCTGGCAGGAATACAGGGCCCGCTCGAAGGAGCTGGGCGCCTTGCGGCAGCAGGAGTCGCAGATCCTCAAGCCGACGTCGTTCTCGCCCCGCTAGCGGCGCACCTGGCGCCGATGCGCGAAGTGGCGCCTCGAAAAACAAATACGGAGACAAGGCAATGAGCAACATCAATCGCAGGACCCTCCTCAGTGCGGTACTCGGCAGCGCATTGCCGGCGATGGCCCAGCCGGCCAAGTCGGATGTGCTGCGGATCGTCGTGCCCTTTCCCGCGGGATCGGGCATGGATGTCACCGGACGGCTGCTGGCACACACCCTCGAGACCACGAGCGGCCGCAACGTCATCATCGACAACAAGCCCGGCGCGGGCGCGGTGATCGGATCGCTGGACGTGTCGCGATCGAAGCCGGACGGCAACACCGTGCTGCTGAACTCCGCGGGCCACACGACCAACGCGGTGCTCTACAAGAGCCTGCCCTTCGACTCGAAGTCCGACTTCACGCCCATCACGCGGCTGGCCACCTACTACGGATGGGCCCTGCTGGTCGGAGCGAACTCCCGCTTCAAGACCCTGCAGCAGTTCATCGATGCCGCGAAGGCTTCGCCGGGAAAACTCACCATCGCGAACTCGGGCCTGGGCAATCCCACCCACATCATGGCCTCGCTGTTCTGCAGGAACGCCGGGGTGGAGCTGGTGCATGTCCCATACAAGGGCGCGCCGAGCAACGACCTGGTGTCGGGCGTCGTCGATTGCACCTTCCTCGCGCCGGTCTCCGCGCAGGGCTGGATTCAGGGCAGGCAGATGCGCGCGCTCGGCCTCTCGGGCACCGTGCGCTCGCCGATCGTGCCCGACGCGCCGACCTTCGCCGAGTTCGGGCTGGACGTGCCCGACATCCCCGCCTGGTCGGGCATCTGGGGGCCGAAGAACATGAGCGAAGCCGCGGCCAATTCGCTCCACGCCATGTTCGCGAAGCTCGGCCAGGACCCCAAGTACCGGCAGTACATCCAGGACGGCGGCGGCGTGCTCGAGGCCATGGCGCCGCGCGATTTCAAGGCCTTCGTCGATTCGGAGATCGACCGCTTCGCCAGGATCCTGCCGCCTTTGGGAATCCAGATCAGTTGAGTTTCAGAAGGAAAGATCACCATGAACCAAACGAACCCGAACCAGGGCCGCGCCGACGGCGCGCTCTCCAACGACATGCCCGAGGCCGTCCATGCCGACGGCATGCGCATCCTCTGGGATGTGCCGATTCCGATGAGCGACGGCGTCGTGCTGCGCGCCGACGTCTTCCTCCCGCGGGAACCCGGCCGCCATGCGGCACTGCTCTCCTACGGCGCCTATGGCAAGGGCGTGCCCATGCAGGTGGGCTACAAGAGCGCGTACGACCGCATGGTGCGCGACTTCCCCGACATCGCCGAAGGCTCGTCGAACAAGTACATGAACTGGGAAGTCATCGATCCCGAGAAGTGGGTGCCCGACGGCTTCGTCTGCATCCGTGTCGACAGCCGCGGAGCGGGCCGCTCGCCGGGCGTGCTCGACCCGACCTCGGAGCAGGAGACGAAAGACATCTACGAATGCATCGAGTGGGCGGCGGCACAGCCGTGGAGCAACGGCAAGATCGGGATGAACGGCATCTCCTACTACGCGAGCAACCAGTGGTACGTGGCCGCGCTGCGGCCTCCGCACCTCGCCGCCATCTGCGTATGGGAAGGCTTCGTCGACCGCTATCGCGATGCGGCGCGGCACGGCGGCATCTACTCGCAGTTCGGCGAGGGTTGGTACGAGCGCCAGGTGCTGCGCATTCAGCACGGCTATGGCGAGCGTGGCGCGCGCAATCCGAACAACGGCGAGCTGGTCTGCGGCCCGCAAACCCTGTCGGACGAGGAACTGGCGGCCAACCGTGCCCCGAAGATGTCCAACGAGTCGTTGAACCGCCCGCTCGACGACGCGTTCTATTCCTCGCGCAAGCCCGACGTGAGCCGCATCGAGGTGCCCCTGCTGTCGGCCGCGAACTGGGGTGGCATGGGCGTGCATCCGCGCGGCAATTTCGAGGGCTATCTGGACGCGGGCTCGAGCCAGAAATGGCTGGAGGTGCATGGCAACAGCCACTTCAGTCCCTTCTACCGCGCCGAGGGCGTTGAATTGCAGAAGCGCTTTCTCGCCCACTTCCTGCAAGGCAAGGACACGGGCTGGGACCGCCAGCCGCCGGTGCAGCTGCAGATCCGCCGGCCGGGCGAGCACTTCACGATCCGCGACGAGCAGGAATGGCCGCTGGCCCGCACGCAGTGGACCAAGTACTACCTCGAACCCGCCACCCGCACCCTGGGCACCACGCCGGCCGCCGGCGCCAGCATCGCCTACCAGGCGATGAGCGAAGGGCTCGTGTTCAAGCTTCCGCCGGCCAGGGAAGAGATCGAGATCACTGGCCCGATCGCGGCGCGGCTCGTGGTGTCTTCCAGGACGGCGGATGCCGATCTCTTCCTGGCGCTGCGTCTGTTCGCGCCGGACGGCAAGGAGGTGTTGTTCGTCGGCTCCAACGATCCGCGCGTGCCGATCGCACTGGGATGGCTGCGCGCCTCGCACCGCAAGCTGGACACGGCGAAGTCGCTGCCCTACCGTCCGTACCACACGCACGACGAGCTGCAGCCGCTCGTGCCGGACGAGCCGGTCGTGCTCGACATCGAGATCCTGCCGACCTCCATCGTGATTCCGCCGGGCTACACGCTGGCCCTCAACATCCGGGGCTGCGACTATGACCACGGACTCGGCGACGCCGGCTTCTCGGACCAGCCCTATCCGATGACGGGTGTCGGCCCGTTCCGCCACGCGAATCCGCAGGACCGGCCGCCCGAGGTCTTCGGCGGCGAGAACACACTGCACTTCGACAAGGGCAACGAGCCCTTCATCCTGCTGCCCATCATTCCCGCCAAGGGTGCTTGAGCCAGCGGGATCGCCAGAGCGGGGGCGCGGGATGAGCGATGCCATCGACACGGGCGACCACGCCTTCGTCCCAAAGCGCTGCACCAGCGCCGACCGCGTCATGTGGATCACGAAGGACCGCCTCTTCTATGCCGGCCTTCTCGGTGCCCGGAGCCTGCACACGCAAGGGGCCCTCGTCGCGTACGTCGCGATCGACGGCCGGCTGCGCGTGCGGCTCGAGGGGGGCGAATGGCAAGCGACCGAAGTAGCGATCGTCCAGCCCTACGTTCCCTACGAGATCGCCTGCGAGGGCCGCAACGTGCTCATCGTGCTGATCGAGCCCGAGACGGTCGACGCGAGCGCGCTGCCGCCGCTCTTGCGCCTGTGCGGCGCGGTGCATGCACCCGACTTCGCGGTGCATGTGCGCGAGGTTCATCGCCGGCTTGCTTCGCAAGGCGGCGCGCTCGACCTGCGCCCGTGCGATTTCGACCAGAGCTTCTTCGGCGCGGCGTTGCCCGCGCGCGCGCTCGACCAGCGCATCGCGAGCGTGCTGGAGCGCATCAAGGCCGATCCGACGGGTGCCGTCGCCTCCGACGAATGCGCTTCGCGCGTGAACCTGTCGATCTCGCGCTTCCGCCATCTTTTCAAGGAAGAGGTGGGCATTCCGTTTCGCAACGTGCGTGCCTGGAAGCGCGCCCGCAGCCTGCTGCACCACGTGCACACCGACGCCAGCCTGGTCGACGTCGCGCTCGACATCGGCTATCCCGATTCGACGCATTTCAGCCACTCGATCCGCCAGGTCTACGGGCTCAAGCCCAGGGACATCATCGCGGGCTCTCGCAAGCTGCGCATCATCGCGCAGGCGCTCTAGCCGACCCGGCGTCGAGCACGCCAGCCGTTCGGCGCAAGACGGCCATCTCGCACCGCAAGAAGATGGGGACACGATGATCGAAACACGTCCACTCCCTCACTACTTCAGCGCCGAGCATGAAGTCTTCCGATCGACGCTGCGCGAATTCGTCGACCGCGAGATCGTCCCTTTCGCGAACGACTGGGACGAGGCCGAGACCTTTCCTCGCGAGCTCTATCGCAAGTTCGGTGCATTGGGTGCCCTCGGCATCGGCTACGACGAAGCGCTCGGCGGCACGGCGGCCGACATCTTCCACTACCTCGTCGCGATCGAGGAGGTGGCGCGCGCGGGTTGCGGCGGCGTGCAGGCCTCGCTGCTGTCGCACACCATCGGCCTGCCACCCGTGGCCGCGCATGGCAGCGAAGCGCTCAAGCGGCGCGTGGTGCCGCCCGTGCTCGCCGGCGAGAAGATCGCCGCGCTGGCGGTCACCGAGCCCGGCGGCGGTTCTGACGTTGCGTCGCTCAAATGCTCCGCGCGGCGAGACGGCGACCACTATGTGCTGAACGGCGAGAAGACCTTCATCACTTCCGGCATGCGTGCCGATTTCATCACCGTGGCCGTGCGCACCGATGCGGGCTCGAAGGGCGCCGCGGGCGTGTCGGCCCTGCTCGTGGATGCAGATTCGCCAGGGCTCACCCGCACGCCGCTCAAGAAGATGGGCTGGTGGTGCTCCGACACCGCGCATCTGCATTTCGACGACGTGCGCGTACCGGTCGGCCATCTGCTGGGCACCGAGCACCAGGGCTTCAAGGTGTTCATGACCAACTTCAACAGCGAGCGGCTGTCGATGTCGGCCGCTGCCTGTGCCTTCGCGCAGGCCTGTCTCGACGAGGCCCTGGCCTGGGCGCGCGACCGGGTGACCTTCGGGAAGCCGCTGTCGCAGCGACAGGTCATTCGCCACAAGCTCGTGGACATGGCGTTGAAGATCGACGCGGCCCGCGCGCTGGTCTACGAGCTGGCGTGGCGGCTCGAGCACCGGCATGGCGATCCCGAGCAGCTCGTGGCGCGGACCTGCATGGCGAAGATCCTCTCGACGCAGGCCATGCAGTTCTGCGCCGACCAGGCGGTGCAGATCCTCGGCGGCATGGGCTACATGCGCGGCACCCGCTCCGAACGCATCTATCGCGAAGCCAAGGTGATGATGATCGGCGGCGGCTCCGAGGAAATCCTCAAGGACCTGGCGGCCCGGCAGCTGGGCATCTGAAGCGCCGCGCCATGAATGACAAGACCGACCTCGGCGGCCTGCTGGACGCATCGCCCGTGCGGCGCGGCCACGTTCTCACCGTGGCCACGCTGTTCCTCGTGCTGCTGATCGATGGCTACGACCTGGCGGTGACCGGCCAGATGCTCCCCGCGATCGCATCGGCGCTTGGCGTGCCGACCGCGAGCCTGACCGGCGCCTTCGCGCTTCAGCCCATGGGACAGGCGATCGGTGGCCTGCTGCTGTCGCCGCTGGCCGATCACTTAGGCCGCAAGCGCATGCTGATAGCGCTGCTGGCACTGTTCTCGGTCGCCACGCTGCAGAGCGTGTTCGCCACCTCGGTCTTCGGCTTCGGCGCGACCCGCTTCATCGCCGGCATGCTGGGCGGTGGCCTGCTGCCCGCGGCCGCCAGCCTGGTGGCCGACATCTCGTCCGTCAAGCGCCGCTCGACCATGGTGGGCATCGTCTATGCCGGCGTGGCCATCGGCGCCGTTGGCGCCAGCGGGCTCGTGGCCCTCGCGCTCGACCGCATCGGCTGGCAGGGCATGTACCTGATCGGCGCGTTGGCGCCGCTGCTGATGATCCTGCCGATCGTGCTGTGGATGCCGGAGTCGCCGCTGCATCTGGCGCGCACCGGCGCGCCACCGAGCGACATTCTCAAGGCGCTGCGCAAGCTGGGCATCGTGGTGGATGCCGGCACCAGGCTTCGCGGGCCGGCACGGCGAACCGGCGCGCGCATCTCGATCATCGAAATCTTCGGCGACCGCCGCGCACTCTTCACCGCGGCGCTCTGGTTCTCCTGCATCTGCGGTCAGGTCGCCGTGAACCTGTTCGGTATCGGCGCGGCCTTCTTCCATGAATTCGGGGGCGTGCCGGTCGCCAGCTATGCGGCCTACGCATCGATGGCCGGGCTGGCGTCCATCGCCGCCGGCCTGTCGACAGGCTTCGTGATCGATCGCTTCGGGCGCTATCCCGTGACCGCCGTGTACGCGCTGCTGGGCGCGCTGTCGCTGGCCGGGCTCGGCCTCTTCCCGTTCGGCAGCGCGGGCTTCATTGCCGTGATCGTCAGCGCCGGCTTCTTCGTCGTCGGCGCCTACCAGTCGCTCAACATCATCACGCCCATCGTCTATCCGGCCACGCTGCGCAGCGCCGCGGTCGGCTGGAAGGGGGCGGTCTCGCGTTTCGGCAGCAGTGCCGCACCGCTGATCGCGGCAGCACTGCTGGCGCAACAGATGGGCGTGAAGGTCGCCATGTGCGCCGCCGCGGCACCGTTGCTGATCGTGGTGCTGCTGGCGCCGGTGCTGGCCGTGCTGGAGCGCCGGATGCGATCTGACCACTCCTTGTGATAGCGATAGGAGAACAAGCGTATGTCCGATGAAGAAAAGCGCAGGCTGCGGTCGCAAGCCTGGTTCGAAGGCCGGGGCGCCAGGAACTTCGCGAACCGGGGCTGGGTTCGCAGCCGCGGCGTGCCGATGGATCACTTCGACGGGCGGCCCGTGATCGGCATCTGCAACACCTGGTCCGATCTCACGCCGTGCAATTCGCACTTCCGCGACCTGGCGCAGCATGTGCGCGAAGGCATCCTCGAAGCGGGCGGCGTGCCGATGGAGTTTCCGGTCATCTCGCCCGGCGAGATGCTGACCCGGCCCACGGCCATGCTGCTGCGCAACCTGTGCAGCATGGACGTGGAAGAGACGCTGCGCGCCAACCCGCTCGACGGCGTGGTGTTGCTGATGGGTTGCGACAAGACGACGCCCGCGCTGCTGATGGGCGCCGCCAGCGTCAACCTGCCGACCATCGGCGTGTCCGGCGGGCCCATGCTCAACGGCAGCTTTCGCGGCAAGTCCTTCGGCGTCAAGGATGCGTGGAACCTGGCGGCGGACCTGCGCGCCGGCCGCGCCGTCAACGAGGACTTCGAGGAAGCCGAGGGCTGCCTCACCCGCTCGGTGGGCGTGTGCAACGTGATGGGAACGGCATCGACGATGGCGTCGATGGTCGAGGCGCTCGGCGTGGGGCTGCCCGACAACGCATCGATTCCCGCCGTGGATGCCAGGCGCCGCGTGCTCGCGCGCATGGCGGGCCGCCGCATCGTCGACATGGTGCGCGAGGACCTCCGGCTCGACAAGGTGCTGACCCGCCAGGCCTTCGAGAACGCCATCGCGGTCAACGCGGCCATCGGCGGATCGACCAATGCCGTCATCCACCTGACGGCGGTGGCGCGGCGCATGGAAGTCCCGCTCGACATCGAGGACTGGCACCGGGTCGGACGCGACGTGCCCACGCTGCTCAACCTCCAGCCCTCGGGCCGCTACCTGATGCAGGACTTCCATGAAGCCGGCGGGCTGCCCGTGATCCTCCGCGACATGTGCGAGTCGGGCCTGCTGCACGGCAATGCGTTGACCGTCACCGGCAGGACGCTGGCCGAGAACAACGCCGACGCCGTCTGCTGGAACCCGGAGGTGATCCACAGCGTGGCAAAGCCCTTCATGGCGACCTCGGGCGTGGGCATCCTGCGCGGCAACCTGTGCCCGAACGGTGCCGTCATCAAGCCTTCGGCCGCCGAGCCGCGCCTGCTCAAGCACAGGGGGCGCGCGGTGGTGTTCGAGAACCAGGACGATTTGAGCCGGCGTGTCGACGACCCCGATCTCGAGATCGACGCGGACTCGGTCATGGTCCTGCGCAACTGCGGTCCCAAGGGCTTTCCGGGCATGCCGGAACTGGGGATGCTGCCCATTCCCGCCAAGCTGCTGAAGCAGGGCGTGACGGACATGGTCCGCATCTCGGACGCCCGCATGAGCGGTACCTCGTTCGGGGCCGTGGTGCTGCACGTGTCGCCCGAGGCGGCCGTGGGCGGCGCCCTTGCCGTGGTGCGCGACGGCGACCTGATCGAGCTCGACGTCGAGGCCCGGCGGCTCGAGCTGCTCGTGTCCGAGCAGGAGTTGCAGCAGCGGCTGGCCGCGTGGACACCGCCTGCCGCCGTGGCCACCCGAGGCTACGTCAGGCTGTACGTCGACACCGTCAACCAGGCCCATGACGGCTGCGACCTGCAATTCCTGGTGGGCCGCAGCGGCAGCGACGTGCCGGCCGCCCAGCACTGAAACCCCACAGGAGACGGATCTTGAACATTGCATTGGTACGTGACGTCGCGGCGCTCGAAGACCGCTATGGCGTCGATGACGGCTGGGTCTACATGACCGGCATCCAGGCGCTGGTACGCCTGCCGCTGCAGCAGCGCGCGCGCGATGCCGCGGCCGGATGGAACACGGGAGGCTACATCTCGGGCTACCGCGGTTCGCCGCTGGGCCGCTACGACATGGAGCTGTGGGCCGCCGAGAAGCAACTGAAGGCCGCCAACGTGGTGTTCCGTTCCGGCCTCAACGAGGACCTGGCCGCCACCGCCATCTGGGGCTCGCAGTACGTGGGGACCTTTCCGGGCGCGCGGGTGGACGGCGTGTTCGGCATCTGGTACGGCAAGGGCCCGGGCGTGGACCGTTCGGGCGACGTGCTTCGGCACGCCAACCAGGCCGGCACCTCGCCCAAGGGCGGGGTGCTGTGCCTGGCGGGCGATGACCACGGCGCGAAGAGTTCCTCGGTCGCCAACTTCTCCGATCCGATCCTCATGGCGGTCGGCATGCCGGTGCTCTATCCCTCCAACACGCAGGAGCTGCTGGACTACGGCCTGCACGGCATCGCCATGAGCCGCTTCTCGGGCTGCTGGGTGGGCATGAAGGTCGTGACCGACGTCGTCGAGGGCGGAGGCTCGGTCTACGTGGGGACGGATGCTCCCCTCATCACCGTGCCCGAGGCACCGAGCCGGCCGGTGGACCCGTTCGGCGCGGGCTACAACATCCGCGGCTTCGACATGCCGCTCCCGCAGGAGGACCGGCTCTACAACCACAAGCATGCCGCGGTGCTCGCCTATGCCCGGGCGAACCGGCTCAACCGCATCGTCATGGACCCGGCCGGAGCGGGTGTCGGCGTCATCGCGGCGGGCAAGGCCTGGCAGGACGTGCTGCAGGCCCTGGGGCGCGACGATGAAGCAACTGGGGGCGGATTCGCCGACTTGAAGCTGCTGAAGATCGGACTGGTCTGGCCGCTCGATCCCGAGATCGTGCGCGAGTTCGCGCAAGGGTTGCACACCATCGTTGTGGTCGAAGAGAAGCGGCCCATCCTCGAAGACCAGGTGCGCACCATTCTTTACGGCAGTGCGAATGCACCGCGCCTGGTGGGCAAGCTGTTCGAAGGCGGGCTCTTCGAGTCGGGTCCCGCCGACGTCGCCTTTCCGAATGCCAGCGAGATCTCGCCGGTACGGGTGACGGAAGTGCTGGCGCGCGTGCTGGGCCGTGAGGTGCCCGTGCCCGCGCAGTGCGCGAGCGCACCTGCGAAAGCGCCGGGGCCGAACCGCGTGCCCGGCTTCTGCTCGGGCTGCCCGCACAACCGTTCGACCAAGGTGCCCGACGGCAGCCGCGCGCTCGCCGGCATCGGCTGCCACAGCATGGCGCTGCTGGTGAACCCGCAGCAGACCACCACCTGGTCGCACATGGGTGCCGAAGGCGTCATGTGGCTCGGCCAGCAACCGTTCACCGCCGAGCGCCATGTGTTCGCCAACATCGGCGATGGCACGCTGGCGCACTCGGGCTATCTGGCGATTCGGCAGGCCGTCGCGGCGCAGGTGCCGATCACCTACAAGGTGCTGTACAACGGCTTCGTGTCCATGACCGGAGGGCAGGTGGTCGAGGGCAACCTCAGCCCGCCGCAGATCCTCGCGGGCTTCGCGGCGGAAGGCATCCTCAAGATGGCGGTCGTCACGGATGAGCCGCGGCGCTACGCCGCGGTGAAGTTGCCCGAGGGCGTGGCGGTGCACGACCGCACGGCTCTCGACGCCGTGCAGCGCGAGTTCCGCGAATACCCCGGCGTCTCGGTGATCCTCTACGACCAGGCCTGCGCGGCGGAAAGGCGCCGGCTGCGCAAGCGCGGCAAGCTGCCCGATCCCGACCGGCGCCTGTTCATCAACTCCGCCGTGTGCGAGGGCTGCGGCGATTGCGGCGTGGCTTCGAACTGCATGTCGATCGAGCCGCTCGAGACCGAACTCGGCCGCAAGCGCCGCATCAACCAGGGAAGCTGCAACAAGGACTATTCGTGCGTGGAGGGCTTCTGCCCCAGCTTCGTCAGCGTCGAGGGCGGAAAGCCACGCCGCGCCGCGGCGCGCGTCGAGGCGCAGGCGGCATCGCCGCGCCCTTACACGCAGGCGCTGCCCGAGCCCGACATCGCGCCGCTGCAACGCGCGTGCAGCGTGTTGATCTCCGGCATCGGCGGCACGGGCGTGGTGACCATCGGCCAGACCCTGGCCGTGGCCGCCCATCTGGAGGGCCGCTACAGCTCCAACCTCGATGTCACCGGGTTCTCGCAGAAGTACGGCGCCGTGACCTCGCACGTGCGGTTCGCGCCCGACCCCGGGATGCTGCATGCCACGCGCATCGCCGAGGGCGAGGCCGATGCCTTGATCGGTTGCGACCTCGTCGTCGCGGCCTCGGACGAATCGCTGACTCGGCTGCCAGCCGGTCGCGGCCGCGCGGTGGTCAGCACCGCCCTCGTGCCGACCAGCGACTTCGCGCGCAATCCCGACTGGCAGCTCGATCCGAAGATGCTGATCGAGCGCATCGAGGCCGCGGCGGGCACGGCCGATCTCGTGCTGATCGATGGCGAACGCATGGCCACCGCGCTGGTCGGCGATCCGATCGGCATCAACATGTTCATGCTGGGCCTGGCCTGGCAACGTGGTTTCATTCCCTTGGGGCGGGCCGCGATCGAGCGGGCCATCGAACTCAACGGCGTGGCCGTGGCCATGAACAAGGAGGCCTTCCTCTGGGGGCGACGCGTTGCCCATGACCAGCCGGCGGTCGAGCGCCACCTGAAGGCCGAGCAACCGACGCAGGTCATCACCTTCATGCCGCGGCAGACCCGGGGACTCGACCAGACCGTCGCGCACCGCATCGAGCACCTGCGTGCCCACAGCGGCGAATTGCATGTGCGGCGCTACAAGGAGCTGGTGGAAAAGGCGCGTCAGCTGGAAGCCGGCCTCCATGCGGGCGACGCCCTGGCCAGGGCCGTGGCTCACAACCACCACCGGCTGCTGGCGACCAAGGATGAGTGGGAGGTAGCCCGCTTGTTCACGCACCCTGACTTTCAATCGGCGCTGGCGCAGGAGTTCGAGGGCCCCGTCCGGCTGCGCTTTCACCTCGGGGTCTGGCCGTTCGCGCGCAAGGATCCGCACAGCGGCAAGCCCGTGAAGGGTGACGTGGGCCCATGGGTGCTTCTGGCCATGAAGTGCATGGCGCGGCTACGCGGCCTGAGAGGGACCTGGCTCGACCCGTTCCGCAACGCGGCGGAGCGTGTGCTTGATCGTCAGCTGCTGGCGCAGTACGAGGACGACATGCGTGCTGCCCTGTCCGACTTGCGTGCCGAGACCCTGCCCATCGTGACGAAGCTGGCTTCGCTGCCTCAAAGCATCCGGGGGTACGGCCATGTGCGCGAGGCGCAGGCCAGTAAGGCGGCCTTGGTGCGGCAAGAACTGCTGCGGGAACTCGAGCTGGCACGCGAGCCACTGGCGCGTGCCGCATGACGACCGGGCACTAAACTGCGGCCCATGCAGGCCGACCACTCAGCAAACCTTCAAATCATCCTCACCGTGCTGTCGCCGCCGCCAGGCGTCGACTTCGCCGTGCAGCGCGGCCGCGACGAACTGGTGAAGCCATT from Variovorax paradoxus includes these protein-coding regions:
- a CDS encoding indolepyruvate ferredoxin oxidoreductase family protein, which gives rise to MNIALVRDVAALEDRYGVDDGWVYMTGIQALVRLPLQQRARDAAAGWNTGGYISGYRGSPLGRYDMELWAAEKQLKAANVVFRSGLNEDLAATAIWGSQYVGTFPGARVDGVFGIWYGKGPGVDRSGDVLRHANQAGTSPKGGVLCLAGDDHGAKSSSVANFSDPILMAVGMPVLYPSNTQELLDYGLHGIAMSRFSGCWVGMKVVTDVVEGGGSVYVGTDAPLITVPEAPSRPVDPFGAGYNIRGFDMPLPQEDRLYNHKHAAVLAYARANRLNRIVMDPAGAGVGVIAAGKAWQDVLQALGRDDEATGGGFADLKLLKIGLVWPLDPEIVREFAQGLHTIVVVEEKRPILEDQVRTILYGSANAPRLVGKLFEGGLFESGPADVAFPNASEISPVRVTEVLARVLGREVPVPAQCASAPAKAPGPNRVPGFCSGCPHNRSTKVPDGSRALAGIGCHSMALLVNPQQTTTWSHMGAEGVMWLGQQPFTAERHVFANIGDGTLAHSGYLAIRQAVAAQVPITYKVLYNGFVSMTGGQVVEGNLSPPQILAGFAAEGILKMAVVTDEPRRYAAVKLPEGVAVHDRTALDAVQREFREYPGVSVILYDQACAAERRRLRKRGKLPDPDRRLFINSAVCEGCGDCGVASNCMSIEPLETELGRKRRINQGSCNKDYSCVEGFCPSFVSVEGGKPRRAAARVEAQAASPRPYTQALPEPDIAPLQRACSVLISGIGGTGVVTIGQTLAVAAHLEGRYSSNLDVTGFSQKYGAVTSHVRFAPDPGMLHATRIAEGEADALIGCDLVVAASDESLTRLPAGRGRAVVSTALVPTSDFARNPDWQLDPKMLIERIEAAAGTADLVLIDGERMATALVGDPIGINMFMLGLAWQRGFIPLGRAAIERAIELNGVAVAMNKEAFLWGRRVAHDQPAVERHLKAEQPTQVITFMPRQTRGLDQTVAHRIEHLRAHSGELHVRRYKELVEKARQLEAGLHAGDALARAVAHNHHRLLATKDEWEVARLFTHPDFQSALAQEFEGPVRLRFHLGVWPFARKDPHSGKPVKGDVGPWVLLAMKCMARLRGLRGTWLDPFRNAAERVLDRQLLAQYEDDMRAALSDLRAETLPIVTKLASLPQSIRGYGHVREAQASKAALVRQELLRELELAREPLARAA
- a CDS encoding dihydroxy-acid dehydratase, which codes for MSDEEKRRLRSQAWFEGRGARNFANRGWVRSRGVPMDHFDGRPVIGICNTWSDLTPCNSHFRDLAQHVREGILEAGGVPMEFPVISPGEMLTRPTAMLLRNLCSMDVEETLRANPLDGVVLLMGCDKTTPALLMGAASVNLPTIGVSGGPMLNGSFRGKSFGVKDAWNLAADLRAGRAVNEDFEEAEGCLTRSVGVCNVMGTASTMASMVEALGVGLPDNASIPAVDARRRVLARMAGRRIVDMVREDLRLDKVLTRQAFENAIAVNAAIGGSTNAVIHLTAVARRMEVPLDIEDWHRVGRDVPTLLNLQPSGRYLMQDFHEAGGLPVILRDMCESGLLHGNALTVTGRTLAENNADAVCWNPEVIHSVAKPFMATSGVGILRGNLCPNGAVIKPSAAEPRLLKHRGRAVVFENQDDLSRRVDDPDLEIDADSVMVLRNCGPKGFPGMPELGMLPIPAKLLKQGVTDMVRISDARMSGTSFGAVVLHVSPEAAVGGALAVVRDGDLIELDVEARRLELLVSEQELQQRLAAWTPPAAVATRGYVRLYVDTVNQAHDGCDLQFLVGRSGSDVPAAQH